A single region of the Thermoanaerobaculum aquaticum genome encodes:
- a CDS encoding BglII/BstYI family type II restriction endonuclease: MRIVYEYSHLGGAEILHVRYPEWEAEINEVISMVKARRTKVSRERASHGKAFFSPKDMNQQFREAFRAKGYTELRDTYTITIPNCNVSIPGGFKQIDFVKGKVLIEVQLGKYAFMFYDMAKFQYFFNENKADVGVEIVPSHALHKQMSTGVSYGEQLVYDIERLKRHFPAVPVKVILIDAD; the protein is encoded by the coding sequence ATGAGAATAGTTTACGAGTACTCGCACCTCGGGGGAGCTGAAATTTTGCACGTGCGGTACCCAGAGTGGGAGGCTGAGATTAATGAAGTCATTTCCATGGTGAAAGCAAGGAGAACCAAGGTCAGTCGGGAACGTGCTAGCCATGGAAAAGCCTTCTTCTCCCCGAAGGATATGAACCAGCAGTTCCGCGAAGCATTCCGGGCGAAAGGTTATACTGAGCTTCGGGACACTTACACAATCACTATTCCCAATTGCAATGTAAGTATTCCTGGTGGTTTTAAGCAAATTGACTTCGTAAAGGGCAAAGTTCTAATTGAAGTCCAACTGGGTAAGTACGCCTTCATGTTTTACGATATGGCCAAGTTTCAGTACTTCTTCAACGAGAATAAGGCTGATGTTGGGGTTGAGATTGTTCCTTCCCATGCGCTCCATAAGCAAATGTCCACTGGCGTGTCCTACGGAGAACAGCTGGTCTACGATATTGAACGCTTAAAGCGGCATTTCCCTGCTGTTCCGGTAAAAGTGATTCTCATTGATGCTGACTAG
- a CDS encoding DNA-methyltransferase, with product MSKIKVASKFDPAADLVLYQGDCLKLLPTIPEKFVKLVVTSPPYNLGKPYESRLDMGEYLAQQRRVIEECVRVLDDRGSICWQVGNYVDNGEIIPLDIVLYPIFKSLGLRLRNRIVWHFGHGLHASRRFSGRYEVILWFTKGDDYTFNLDAVRVPQKYPQKKYFKGPKKGQLSGNPLGKNPSDVWEIPNVKANHVEKTIHPCQFPVELIERLVLAMTDEGDWVLDPFVGVGTTAIAALMHHRKTIGAEIMEEYVTIARDRIRLAEKGALRIRPMTRSVFDPGMPNLNVPPQIVRLGPPVVQPQLFDQGGVDVLQEREE from the coding sequence ATGTCGAAAATTAAAGTAGCTTCGAAGTTCGACCCAGCGGCGGATTTGGTCCTCTACCAGGGTGACTGCCTTAAGTTGCTGCCCACGATCCCGGAAAAATTTGTGAAGCTTGTGGTTACCTCGCCGCCCTACAACCTGGGGAAGCCCTATGAGAGCCGCCTGGATATGGGCGAATACTTGGCCCAGCAGCGACGAGTGATCGAGGAATGTGTGCGGGTTCTGGATGATCGGGGCAGCATTTGTTGGCAGGTGGGGAATTATGTCGACAATGGGGAGATTATTCCTCTTGATATCGTGTTATATCCCATCTTTAAGTCACTGGGTTTGCGTCTTCGAAACCGCATCGTGTGGCATTTTGGTCATGGCTTGCATGCCTCCCGGAGGTTTTCTGGTCGCTATGAAGTTATCCTGTGGTTCACCAAAGGCGACGATTACACCTTTAACCTTGATGCGGTTCGTGTGCCGCAGAAGTATCCGCAGAAAAAGTACTTCAAAGGCCCAAAAAAAGGACAGCTATCCGGTAATCCCCTTGGTAAGAACCCTAGTGATGTGTGGGAGATCCCAAATGTTAAGGCTAATCACGTGGAGAAGACCATTCATCCTTGCCAATTCCCGGTGGAATTAATTGAGCGCCTGGTTCTCGCAATGACCGATGAAGGCGACTGGGTTCTTGACCCCTTCGTTGGGGTAGGTACCACAGCCATTGCGGCGCTCATGCACCACCGGAAGACCATAGGCGCGGAAATTATGGAAGAGTACGTGACCATCGCCCGAGATCGGATCCGCCTTGCAGAAAAGGGTGCGTTGCGGATCAGACCCATGACAAGGTCGGTCTTTGACCCTGGTATGCCGAACCTCAATGTCCCACCACAAATAGTCCGTTTAGGTCCGCCTGTAGTTCAGCCCCAGTTGTTTGATCAGGGTGGGGTTGATGTTCTGCAGGAGCGAGAAGAATGA
- a CDS encoding TonB-dependent receptor: MWEASVTAPWKRGRLLVSPLLTYRKAQQRGGFLLLDLQARWPLTTSWDLSLSVWNAFHRRYQEIPGVPQPGRWLAIALEWRGLP, translated from the coding sequence GTGTGGGAAGCCTCGGTCACTGCTCCGTGGAAGCGCGGGCGGCTTCTCGTCTCGCCGCTTTTGACCTACCGCAAAGCTCAGCAGCGGGGTGGCTTTCTTTTGCTGGACCTGCAAGCCCGCTGGCCGCTGACCACCAGCTGGGACCTCTCGCTTTCGGTGTGGAACGCCTTCCACCGTCGCTACCAGGAAATCCCCGGGGTTCCCCAGCCCGGACGTTGGCTTGCCATCGCCCTTGAGTGGCGGGGCTTGCCGTGA